From Acinetobacter sp. ASP199, the proteins below share one genomic window:
- a CDS encoding 3'(2'),5'-bisphosphate nucleotidase CysQ has translation MFKATTAPQDPMILQFVPILTQACEILREEYQQYCSGAAFDIERKKDDSPVTQADYRVNTFLSQALAEISDLPLLSEEGKQDGRQAWSAFWLLDPLDGTKEFLHQRPEFTINLSLVKDNLTTFAILAIPAQQLVYFCPEQGMPLKYDIQQDRWHEYFPAPQTDTVHIGLSQSSQKKPKYAAYLESLAKFTDFDEFKAGSAYKFCMILEDRVDIYPRFHPTCEWDTSAGQCLLERIGGGLVDFKGRPFSYNQRETLLNGGFIAYKTKEMKILAFNALADMQDGD, from the coding sequence TTTGACACAGGCTTGCGAAATTTTGCGAGAAGAATATCAGCAATATTGTTCTGGTGCTGCTTTTGACATTGAAAGGAAAAAAGATGATTCACCGGTGACCCAGGCCGATTATCGGGTTAATACTTTTCTAAGCCAGGCACTCGCTGAAATTTCTGATTTACCTTTACTTTCTGAAGAAGGTAAGCAGGATGGTCGTCAGGCATGGTCAGCATTCTGGCTACTCGATCCTCTTGATGGCACCAAAGAATTTCTACATCAGCGTCCGGAGTTCACCATTAATCTGAGTCTGGTTAAAGACAATCTGACCACTTTTGCCATTCTTGCTATTCCTGCGCAGCAACTGGTGTATTTCTGTCCAGAACAGGGCATGCCATTGAAATATGACATTCAGCAAGATCGCTGGCATGAATATTTTCCAGCACCTCAAACAGACACTGTGCATATTGGCTTAAGTCAAAGTAGTCAGAAAAAACCCAAGTACGCGGCCTATCTGGAAAGCTTGGCTAAGTTCACTGACTTTGATGAGTTTAAGGCGGGCAGTGCTTATAAATTTTGTATGATTCTGGAAGATCGGGTCGACATTTACCCACGTTTCCATCCGACCTGTGAATGGGATACCAGTGCCGGGCAATGTCTGCTGGAACGTATTGGTGGCGGCTTAGTAGATTTTAAAGGTCGACCATTTAGCTATAATCAGCGCGAAACCTTATTAAATGGCGGTTTTATTGCCTATAAGACCAAAGAGATGAAGATATTGGCATTCAATGCACTTGCTGACATGCAAGACGGTGATTGA
- a CDS encoding phosphoglycerate mutase family protein, whose amino-acid sequence MALKLLPPSMLSAIDLLPDTKTPVTLFTRHSLREDVAGQGLAGYDLQLTSQGRDLAQEWGAYLVNQTDRHIQHCISSPIQRCVDTAALMIEGADATKKASHTHNIEIIEQGLLVEPGSFVLDIQKAGPYFKKQGALGFINSFVNNALPGMKHPIHGVVDVLELIYNTHPKTPYGLSLAVSHDTILAAMIAVMSGHQEVSREDWPKMMEGLFVWFEGDVFEESKLKWIWRGKVYELDISQFQNAELQTKK is encoded by the coding sequence GTGGCATTAAAACTGCTTCCACCAAGTATGCTCAGTGCAATAGATTTATTGCCTGATACCAAGACACCTGTGACTCTGTTTACGCGGCATTCTTTGCGTGAAGATGTCGCTGGTCAGGGACTGGCAGGCTATGATTTGCAGTTGACTTCACAAGGGCGTGATTTGGCGCAGGAGTGGGGAGCTTATCTGGTCAATCAAACTGATCGTCATATACAGCATTGTATCTCCAGTCCTATTCAGCGTTGTGTCGATACTGCCGCCCTTATGATTGAGGGGGCAGATGCCACCAAGAAGGCATCGCATACCCATAATATTGAAATTATCGAACAAGGTTTACTGGTCGAACCTGGTAGTTTTGTGCTAGATATTCAGAAAGCAGGGCCATATTTCAAGAAACAGGGTGCATTAGGCTTTATTAATAGCTTTGTGAATAATGCCTTGCCGGGCATGAAGCATCCGATTCATGGGGTGGTCGATGTGCTGGAATTAATCTATAACACGCATCCGAAAACGCCGTATGGACTCAGTCTGGCAGTAAGCCATGATACGATTCTGGCAGCAATGATTGCAGTGATGTCAGGTCATCAGGAAGTTAGCCGGGAAGACTGGCCGAAAATGATGGAAGGTTTGTTTGTCTGGTTTGAGGGCGATGTGTTTGAAGAATCCAAACTCAAATGGATCTGGCGTGGTAAGGTGTATGAACTGGATATTTCTCAGTTTCAGAATGCGGAATTACAAACCAAGAAATAA
- a CDS encoding IS5 family transposase, with amino-acid sequence MNKPTPKIYRTSNWKAYNQALINRGNISIWFDENTQWYAPPQGKQGRDQTYSDTAIQCCLMIKSLFRLSLRMVKGFVQSLIKLCGLNWTAPDYSTLCRRQKHIDISIRYQKSRHGLHLLVDSTGLKFLGEGEWKRKKHGPEYRRQWRKLHIGIDAENLQIRAVQLTTNNVSDSQVLDDLLDQIPEDERIDSVYTDGAYDTKRCRQVIADRQAHAVIPPRKNAKPWKDSKISSRERNELLQTVKRLGRAIWKKWSGYHRRSLVETKMHCIKLLGEKLNARNFQSQVNEIHARVAVLNRFKELGRPHTQVVT; translated from the coding sequence ATGAATAAGCCCACACCTAAAATCTATCGTACTTCTAACTGGAAAGCATACAACCAAGCTTTAATCAATCGAGGAAATATCTCGATCTGGTTTGATGAAAATACCCAATGGTATGCACCACCACAAGGCAAACAAGGACGAGATCAAACATATTCTGATACCGCCATTCAATGTTGTTTGATGATTAAGTCCTTATTTAGACTCTCTTTACGTATGGTCAAAGGCTTTGTTCAAAGCCTCATTAAACTTTGTGGTTTGAATTGGACGGCACCCGATTACTCAACTCTTTGCAGAAGACAAAAGCATATCGATATTTCAATTCGCTATCAAAAAAGTCGTCATGGATTACATCTACTCGTCGACTCTACGGGGTTAAAATTTTTAGGTGAAGGCGAATGGAAGCGTAAGAAACATGGACCTGAATATCGTCGCCAATGGCGTAAACTCCACATTGGGATAGATGCTGAAAACCTGCAAATACGCGCTGTTCAGCTGACTACGAATAATGTCAGTGATTCACAAGTACTGGATGATTTACTTGATCAGATCCCTGAAGATGAGCGAATTGATTCGGTCTATACGGATGGGGCTTATGATACAAAACGATGTAGACAAGTGATTGCCGATCGGCAGGCTCATGCGGTAATTCCACCCAGAAAAAATGCCAAGCCCTGGAAAGATTCTAAAATCAGTTCAAGAGAACGAAATGAGTTACTTCAAACCGTTAAACGATTAGGCAGAGCTATCTGGAAAAAATGGTCGGGTTATCATCGGCGAAGTTTGGTGGAAACCAAGATGCATTGCATCAAATTATTAGGAGAGAAACTCAATGCAAGGAACTTTCAAAGTCAGGTCAATGAAATTCACGCACGTGTGGCAGTTCTGAATAGATTTAAGGAATTAGGTAGACCTCACACCCAAGTTGTCACTTAA
- the rpsT gene encoding 30S ribosomal protein S20, with the protein MANSAQAKKRARQNVKARKHNASLRSMVRTYLKRTVAAIAAGDYAVATEAYKKAVPVIDRMADKGIIHKNKAARHKSRLNAQVKALASN; encoded by the coding sequence GTGGCAAACTCTGCTCAAGCTAAAAAACGTGCTCGTCAAAACGTTAAAGCACGCAAACACAACGCAAGCTTGCGTTCTATGGTTCGTACCTATCTTAAACGTACAGTAGCTGCTATTGCTGCTGGCGACTATGCTGTTGCTACTGAAGCTTACAAAAAAGCTGTTCCAGTAATCGACCGTATGGCTGACAAAGGTATCATCCATAAAAATAAAGCAGCTCGTCATAAGAGCCGTTTGAACGCGCAAGTTAAAGCATTAGCTTCTAACTAA
- a CDS encoding nucleoside-diphosphate sugar epimerase: MTKTITYPIIIGATGLVGKSLVQQLVNEPSCKRISVVVRKHQPEFEQWPKVKQLVFEDFLMLNDQDVSGHTHAFSCLGTTLKQAGSKDAFYNVDYTINAHFAELVQQTNAHYLLISAMGAKAESWFFYNRVKGELEDYIQTLTLERISLIRPSLLMGERGHQRLLEDAAQKLYGKFSHLVPDSFKYKPVTAEQVAHTMVYAALNQTVKFEIYDNLAIQKMK; the protein is encoded by the coding sequence ATGACTAAAACCATAACATATCCAATCATCATTGGTGCCACGGGTCTCGTGGGTAAGAGCCTGGTACAACAGCTGGTTAATGAGCCAAGCTGCAAGCGTATCAGTGTGGTGGTACGCAAGCATCAGCCAGAGTTTGAGCAATGGCCCAAAGTCAAACAACTGGTCTTTGAAGATTTCCTGATGTTGAATGATCAGGATGTCAGCGGACATACCCATGCTTTCAGTTGTCTGGGTACTACCTTAAAGCAGGCTGGTTCCAAAGATGCTTTTTATAATGTGGACTATACCATCAATGCCCATTTTGCCGAGCTGGTTCAACAGACGAATGCACATTATCTGTTAATCAGTGCCATGGGGGCTAAGGCTGAATCCTGGTTTTTCTATAATCGGGTCAAAGGTGAACTGGAAGACTATATCCAGACTTTAACGCTGGAGCGCATCAGTCTGATCCGGCCATCTTTGTTAATGGGTGAACGTGGTCATCAACGTTTACTGGAAGATGCTGCACAGAAACTCTATGGAAAGTTTTCGCATTTGGTACCAGATTCTTTTAAATACAAGCCAGTGACAGCCGAGCAGGTGGCTCATACTATGGTATATGCAGCCCTGAATCAGACTGTGAAATTTGAAATTTATGATAATTTAGCCATACAAAAAATGAAATGA
- the rraA gene encoding ribonuclease E activity regulator RraA, whose product MSSVPFVTCDLLDNNPDKDLQVVTPCLDGKFFKSYGARKSFGGQMVTVKCFEDNSRVKELLATDGTGKVLVVDGGASMRCALMGDLIAESAVKNHWNGVIIYGCVRDVDVIAELDLGVHALASIPQKSNRKGIGEVDVPLYFGGVSFQAGEYVYADNNGIVLSKEKLVD is encoded by the coding sequence GTGTCCAGCGTACCATTTGTAACTTGTGACCTGCTTGATAACAATCCAGATAAAGACTTACAGGTCGTAACCCCCTGCCTGGATGGCAAATTTTTTAAAAGCTATGGTGCACGTAAAAGCTTTGGTGGCCAGATGGTCACGGTGAAGTGCTTTGAAGATAATTCCCGTGTCAAAGAATTATTGGCAACTGATGGTACAGGTAAAGTTTTAGTCGTAGATGGTGGTGCTTCAATGCGCTGTGCATTGATGGGAGACCTGATTGCTGAATCAGCAGTGAAGAATCACTGGAATGGTGTAATTATCTACGGCTGTGTACGTGATGTAGATGTGATTGCTGAACTGGATCTTGGTGTGCATGCCTTAGCTTCGATTCCTCAAAAAAGTAACCGCAAGGGTATTGGCGAGGTTGATGTGCCACTGTACTTTGGCGGCGTAAGCTTTCAAGCAGGTGAATACGTCTATGCAGACAATAATGGCATCGTTTTGTCTAAAGAAAAGCTGGTGGACTAA
- a CDS encoding glutathione S-transferase N-terminal domain-containing protein, translated as MLGHQIKVAQALASAFLEGGRGTTGTPFPNQPEKPLKLYEYEGSPFCRRVREVMTLLNLDYEVYPCPRGGKRFRPEVKQQGGKLQFPFLVDENTGDKLYESQDIIHHLFKHYGKTGKTPAKYSNYPKVPFAAIAGTMVNGLRGGMAKPLKKNKPAPEQLLELWGFEASPYTRIVRGVLSELEIPYIYHNVAKERWQDQGLAKLRLKPGKYEPLPGGKREHVLEVMGDNIQVPYLVDPNTNVKMFESKDIVDYLKRQYGS; from the coding sequence ATGTTAGGCCATCAGATTAAGGTAGCGCAGGCATTAGCATCTGCATTTCTGGAAGGCGGTCGCGGGACGACTGGAACCCCATTTCCAAACCAGCCTGAAAAGCCCTTAAAGCTTTATGAATACGAGGGCTCGCCATTCTGTCGCCGTGTCCGTGAGGTAATGACTTTACTCAATCTCGATTATGAAGTGTATCCATGTCCACGAGGCGGTAAACGCTTTCGTCCCGAGGTAAAACAGCAGGGGGGTAAACTCCAGTTCCCATTTTTAGTGGATGAAAATACGGGAGATAAGCTTTACGAATCTCAGGATATTATTCACCATCTGTTTAAGCATTATGGCAAAACCGGTAAAACCCCAGCGAAATATTCAAATTATCCAAAGGTGCCATTTGCCGCGATTGCCGGCACGATGGTCAATGGTCTACGCGGTGGTATGGCGAAACCATTAAAGAAAAATAAACCTGCACCTGAACAGCTTCTTGAACTATGGGGTTTTGAAGCCAGCCCATATACCCGTATTGTCCGTGGTGTATTGTCTGAGCTGGAAATTCCATATATCTACCATAATGTGGCGAAAGAGCGCTGGCAGGATCAGGGTCTGGCAAAACTGCGACTAAAACCGGGTAAATATGAACCTTTGCCGGGTGGTAAACGTGAGCATGTCTTAGAAGTGATGGGGGATAATATTCAGGTACCTTATCTGGTCGACCCGAATACCAATGTGAAAATGTTTGAATCGAAAGATATTGTGGATTATCTAAAACGTCAGTATGGATCTTAA
- a CDS encoding cupin domain-containing protein, which translates to MSQPLDVLGGITAEQFLAEYWQKKPLLVRNAMPEIAGLLEPDDVMELALDENVTARLIKQKDRDPNQWSVKSSPLLKADFQKMPKLWTLLVQAVDHYSFDLAEMWKKFPFIPQWRRDDIMVSYAPQGGSVGKHFDFYDVFLVQGYGQRRWQLGQMCNAETEFVPSQPLKLLPEMELNFDEVLAPGDLLYVPPGLSHYGVAEDDCLTFSFGFRMPNVSDMMDRVGDKFAENEILRNPLTDIIRDQISAAGTVTGNELEYLKGKIMEQLHNSNVLEDAIMSLMSEPKYPENIPEAEEIGTGDLEEALDQGYSIMLEPASRLLYTEEDGEVLFWGNGEGLCVSESFAEKLKLIANGESVMLDQDFADEDMLEDLADLLNESILMLVPPAEEE; encoded by the coding sequence ATGTCCCAACCTTTAGATGTATTAGGCGGAATTACCGCTGAACAGTTCCTTGCTGAATACTGGCAGAAAAAACCTCTCCTTGTACGTAATGCCATGCCTGAAATTGCGGGTCTGCTTGAACCTGATGATGTCATGGAACTGGCTCTGGATGAAAATGTCACTGCACGCCTGATCAAGCAAAAAGACCGCGATCCAAACCAGTGGTCAGTGAAATCTTCACCTTTATTAAAAGCTGATTTTCAGAAGATGCCTAAACTGTGGACGCTATTGGTTCAAGCAGTCGATCACTATTCATTTGATTTGGCTGAAATGTGGAAAAAATTTCCATTTATTCCACAGTGGCGCCGTGATGACATTATGGTGTCTTATGCGCCTCAAGGTGGTTCTGTGGGCAAGCATTTCGACTTCTATGATGTCTTTCTTGTACAAGGTTATGGTCAGCGTCGCTGGCAATTAGGTCAGATGTGTAATGCAGAGACTGAGTTTGTTCCTAGTCAGCCATTAAAATTACTTCCAGAAATGGAGCTAAACTTTGATGAAGTCCTTGCTCCAGGCGACTTACTCTATGTTCCACCTGGGCTTTCACACTACGGCGTCGCTGAAGATGATTGTTTAACTTTCTCTTTCGGTTTCCGTATGCCAAATGTCAGTGACATGATGGACCGTGTTGGAGACAAGTTTGCTGAAAATGAAATTTTACGTAATCCTCTGACTGACATCATTCGTGATCAAATCAGTGCTGCTGGTACAGTCACAGGGAATGAACTTGAATATCTGAAAGGTAAAATCATGGAGCAGCTGCATAACTCCAATGTACTTGAAGATGCCATCATGAGCCTGATGTCTGAACCTAAATACCCAGAAAATATTCCAGAAGCTGAAGAAATTGGTACTGGTGACCTGGAAGAAGCATTAGATCAGGGCTATAGCATTATGCTCGAGCCTGCATCACGCCTGCTTTATACTGAAGAAGATGGTGAAGTACTGTTCTGGGGCAATGGCGAAGGTTTATGTGTCTCGGAATCTTTTGCAGAAAAGCTCAAGTTGATCGCCAATGGCGAGTCTGTGATGCTGGATCAGGACTTTGCTGATGAAGATATGCTGGAAGACCTGGCAGATCTGCTCAATGAATCAATTCTCATGCTGGTTCCGCCTGCTGAAGAAGAATAA
- a CDS encoding BapA prefix-like domain-containing protein — MFNKKSKEKTQLNADTVRVDQSSIVKIKISKSDIVQMSQDGTNLILVLRSGERLVVENFYANNHERLSSSLVIEEESGTLYWFDEVSKQYKQISRTDELLPSSSFLAENWEWIAIGTLLIGGLAATEGGEVERDEQLDPNVPEPIDPEPEVPVDPEPEPEVPEVSEPEPEVPVEPEPEPGQPEPATPTLRLARLNLVEQNEYTVPDQEAMSRFKTSQEFMRNSFEEQQVAVDTNHDVMPSAGNKDIIDAKQLIDFISSGLDSNTQVYKILNTADAISNLNNQMNLLLEGTEKESSLMDIDFIRTDTVSLAELLSESSNVDHIIMVESEGHQMIIQTDTEEVAQASHSLVLENQSDLMLQQLLSEQQQIIG; from the coding sequence TTGTTTAATAAAAAATCAAAAGAAAAAACACAGCTCAACGCTGATACTGTTCGAGTTGATCAAAGCTCAATTGTAAAAATCAAAATTTCCAAATCAGATATTGTTCAGATGTCTCAAGACGGTACAAATTTGATTTTAGTATTGAGAAGTGGCGAAAGATTGGTAGTTGAGAATTTTTATGCAAACAATCATGAGCGTTTAAGCTCTAGCCTTGTGATTGAAGAGGAAAGCGGGACTTTATATTGGTTTGATGAGGTGTCCAAGCAATATAAGCAGATTTCAAGGACAGATGAATTATTACCATCCTCTTCGTTTCTTGCAGAAAATTGGGAATGGATAGCGATTGGCACCTTACTCATTGGAGGACTTGCTGCAACAGAAGGTGGCGAAGTTGAACGTGATGAACAGTTAGACCCAAATGTGCCAGAGCCAATAGATCCTGAGCCGGAAGTGCCGGTAGATCCAGAACCCGAGCCGGAAGTGCCGGAAGTATCGGAGCCGGAACCAGAAGTGCCAGTAGAACCTGAGCCAGAGCCGGGGCAACCAGAACCAGCAACTCCCACACTTCGACTAGCTCGACTTAACCTGGTTGAACAAAATGAATATACCGTTCCTGATCAAGAAGCTATGAGCAGATTCAAAACATCACAAGAATTTATGAGGAATAGCTTTGAAGAGCAACAAGTGGCAGTTGATACTAATCATGATGTTATGCCATCAGCTGGGAACAAGGACATTATTGATGCTAAACAGCTCATAGATTTTATTTCTTCGGGCTTGGATAGCAATACGCAAGTTTATAAAATACTAAATACAGCGGATGCAATTTCAAATTTAAATAATCAGATGAATCTGTTGTTAGAGGGTACAGAAAAAGAAAGTAGTTTGATGGATATCGACTTTATACGAACAGATACAGTTTCATTAGCTGAGCTGCTTTCTGAGTCTAGTAATGTAGACCATATTATTATGGTAGAAAGTGAAGGTCATCAGATGATTATTCAGACTGACACTGAGGAGGTGGCGCAAGCTAGCCATTCATTAGTGTTGGAAAATCAGTCTGATCTTATGTTGCAACAGCTTTTATCTGAGCAGCAACAGATCATTGGTTAA
- a CDS encoding Maf family protein, whose product MNTVKIILASSSQTRKELMNRLRLDYVAIVPDIDESPQGENHADDLAKRLAFEKARHVAEQHPDAIVIGSDQVAWREGAPDIFIGKPLTAEKAVRQLQANSDKIVYFSTALSVQQKSSGFEQTLVEHYKVKFRKLSQAEIERYIDIEQPLHCAGSFKCESLGISLFEEMIGQDQTTLMGMPMIKLCNILRELDILVP is encoded by the coding sequence ATGAATACCGTAAAGATTATTCTGGCCTCTTCCAGCCAGACCCGTAAAGAACTGATGAATCGCTTACGTCTTGACTACGTAGCGATCGTCCCGGATATCGATGAATCACCGCAAGGTGAAAATCATGCAGATGACTTAGCCAAGCGACTGGCTTTTGAAAAAGCCCGACATGTGGCTGAGCAACACCCAGATGCAATCGTCATTGGCTCTGACCAGGTGGCTTGGCGTGAAGGCGCACCCGATATTTTTATCGGCAAGCCCTTAACTGCTGAAAAAGCAGTTCGCCAGTTACAGGCCAATTCAGACAAGATTGTATATTTCAGTACAGCACTGAGCGTGCAACAGAAATCTAGCGGTTTTGAGCAAACGCTGGTTGAGCACTATAAGGTCAAATTCCGCAAGCTATCTCAAGCTGAAATCGAACGTTATATTGACATTGAACAGCCGCTGCACTGTGCGGGTAGTTTTAAATGTGAAAGCTTAGGCATTAGTCTGTTTGAAGAAATGATTGGTCAGGACCAGACGACGTTGATGGGCATGCCGATGATCAAACTATGCAATATCTTGCGTGAGCTGGATATTCTGGTGCCTTAA
- a CDS encoding DUF2237 domain-containing protein: MSIHPDPDLNRLNVLGEPLASCCFDPITGYFRNGFCHTSPSDLGQHTVCAQMTSEFLNFSQKVGNDLITPLPEVGFPGLQPGDFWCICVTRWVEAYEAGQAPPIKLQACHKAVLAYVPLHVLEEYAV, encoded by the coding sequence ATGTCGATACATCCAGATCCAGATCTAAACCGTTTAAATGTTTTGGGCGAGCCCTTGGCGAGCTGCTGTTTTGACCCGATTACCGGCTATTTCCGTAATGGTTTCTGCCACACTTCTCCTAGTGACTTGGGCCAGCATACCGTTTGTGCACAGATGACTTCAGAGTTTTTAAATTTCTCCCAAAAAGTGGGTAATGATCTGATTACGCCTTTACCAGAAGTGGGTTTTCCCGGGCTTCAGCCGGGTGATTTCTGGTGTATTTGTGTGACCCGCTGGGTAGAAGCTTATGAAGCAGGCCAGGCGCCACCAATCAAGCTGCAAGCCTGCCATAAAGCAGTTCTAGCCTATGTCCCCCTGCATGTTTTAGAAGAATACGCTGTCTAA